A portion of the Rhodococcus pseudokoreensis genome contains these proteins:
- a CDS encoding amidohydrolase, with product MSALPADLVFTGGSIATMDPARRRATTVAVTGGRISAVGHDEVRELIGARTEVVDLTGRLLLPGFQDAHIHPVVAGLEHARCHLTGTSDAASTLAAVRSYADAHPELPWIVGGGWSMEAFDGGTPTAQLLDTVVRDRPVFLPNRDHHGAWVNTRALAIAGITRETSDPIGGRIERDADGEPTGMLQESAMDLVGRHTPQHTPDDRLEALLHAQQHLHSLGITAWQDALLGDTSGISDVSDAYLTAAGEGSLTARVAGALWWDRDRGSEQIPDLLRRRSRLRVGRMRADTVKIMLDGVAESRTAAMISPYLDGCGCATTHSGTSFVDPDKLRDFVTELDALGFQVHFHALGDRAVRDALDAVEAARTANGFRDTRPHLAHLQVVDPADIPRFRALGATANMQPLWAAHEPQMDELTIPFLGDERTRRQYPFGSLLRSGATLAAGSDWPVSSADPIHGIHVAVNRVLPGRDGQGRPVFLPEQRIDLTSALTAYTAGSAYVHHLDDTGSIEVGKLADLVVLDRDPFTGPADLIAETRAVLTYVGGDRVYAAPSA from the coding sequence ATGTCAGCACTACCCGCAGATCTGGTCTTCACGGGCGGATCGATTGCCACCATGGATCCGGCGCGCCGCCGAGCCACGACGGTCGCCGTCACCGGGGGCCGGATATCGGCCGTCGGCCACGACGAGGTCCGGGAGCTGATCGGCGCCCGCACCGAGGTCGTCGACCTCACCGGCAGGCTGCTGCTGCCCGGCTTCCAGGACGCGCACATTCATCCGGTGGTGGCGGGCCTGGAGCATGCCCGCTGCCACCTCACTGGCACGAGCGATGCCGCTTCCACCCTCGCTGCCGTCCGCAGCTATGCCGATGCGCATCCGGAATTGCCGTGGATCGTGGGCGGCGGGTGGTCGATGGAGGCGTTCGACGGCGGCACACCCACTGCGCAACTCCTCGACACCGTGGTGCGGGACCGGCCTGTTTTCCTGCCCAACCGCGACCACCACGGGGCGTGGGTGAACACGAGGGCCCTGGCTATCGCCGGCATCACCCGTGAGACGTCCGATCCCATCGGTGGCCGCATCGAACGCGATGCCGACGGCGAGCCGACCGGAATGCTCCAGGAGTCCGCGATGGACCTGGTCGGCCGCCACACCCCACAGCACACCCCCGATGACCGACTCGAGGCACTGCTCCACGCACAGCAGCACCTGCATTCGCTCGGCATCACCGCCTGGCAGGACGCGCTGCTCGGTGACACCTCCGGCATCTCCGACGTCTCCGACGCCTACCTGACCGCGGCCGGCGAGGGGTCCCTCACCGCTCGGGTCGCGGGCGCCCTGTGGTGGGATCGCGACCGGGGATCCGAACAGATCCCCGACCTACTCCGGCGACGCTCCCGTCTCCGCGTCGGGAGGATGCGCGCCGACACCGTGAAGATCATGCTCGACGGTGTCGCCGAATCCCGCACCGCGGCGATGATCTCCCCGTATCTGGATGGATGTGGCTGCGCGACCACACATTCCGGAACCAGCTTCGTCGACCCGGACAAACTGCGAGATTTCGTCACCGAGCTCGACGCCCTCGGATTTCAGGTGCACTTCCATGCGCTCGGCGACCGCGCCGTACGTGACGCGCTCGACGCGGTCGAGGCCGCCCGGACCGCGAACGGATTCCGCGACACCCGCCCGCACCTCGCCCACCTGCAGGTCGTGGACCCCGCCGACATCCCCCGGTTCCGCGCGCTCGGTGCCACTGCCAACATGCAACCGCTGTGGGCAGCCCACGAGCCGCAGATGGACGAGCTCACCATCCCCTTCCTCGGGGACGAACGCACCCGGCGGCAGTATCCCTTCGGTTCCCTGCTCCGCTCGGGCGCAACTCTGGCGGCCGGCAGCGACTGGCCGGTCAGCAGCGCTGACCCCATCCATGGGATCCATGTCGCGGTCAATCGGGTTCTGCCGGGTCGAGACGGTCAGGGGCGTCCGGTGTTCCTACCGGAGCAGCGGATCGACCTCACGTCCGCACTCACCGCCTACACCGCCGGGTCCGCGTACGTGCACCACCTCGACGACACGGGAAGCATCGAGGTGGGCAAACTCGCCGACCTGGTGGTCCTCGACCGGGATCCGTTCACCGGACCCGCCGACCTGATTGCCGAGACCCGGGCCGTCCTCACCTATGTGGGTGGTGATCGCGT
- a CDS encoding APC family permease — protein sequence MATVNDGAAGAPRATAFHKTLGVMDGIAIAASSTAATTSIGVGLGVVAAVVGLQMPVVLLLAFVPILGIASGYARLNRVEPNCGNSYVWVGRSLSPWLGFLTGWMAIVAVVVFMAYTTAIAGSAILQLGGMAGVHSVAGLPLDPDSTLQSTLLGLTVLGAVTFTAVRGVAVAARLQKYLLVFEYVVLIGFCVYGLFAGSQPFSLSWFNPFAIPSFAVLAQGMVIAVFFYWGFEAAFSVSEEVRDPRDASRAGVITVFLVLGLFLLGAVAFQRVLTPAELADNGTVGLAYLGEALADQPLAALPVLALMFSVVASLQATVIPSARGLFAMGRDRTLGPVWTRVHSRYGTPAAGTVLLGGISAVVALLATVIPKLSDLLGAGISSIGLVVALWYGLTALAAAVRFRGLLREHPWEGLRAVVFPGSSALVLLALGGYLGWIFYTSADHLEISATNGWFQLLFPILVVMSGLMVAAHAKWVRRSPYFVTGRGTDADDANLLGGGAPAEVAVTTRS from the coding sequence ATGGCAACAGTGAACGACGGCGCGGCCGGCGCGCCCAGGGCGACGGCCTTCCACAAAACCCTCGGAGTCATGGACGGCATTGCGATCGCCGCCTCGAGTACCGCGGCGACGACCAGCATCGGTGTCGGATTGGGAGTCGTCGCCGCCGTGGTCGGCCTCCAGATGCCGGTGGTGCTGTTGCTGGCGTTCGTTCCCATTCTGGGAATCGCCAGCGGATATGCCCGGCTCAACCGGGTCGAACCCAACTGCGGCAACAGCTACGTCTGGGTGGGCCGCAGCCTCAGTCCGTGGCTGGGGTTCCTCACCGGCTGGATGGCCATCGTCGCCGTCGTCGTGTTCATGGCCTACACCACCGCGATCGCCGGGTCGGCGATCCTGCAGCTCGGCGGCATGGCCGGCGTGCACAGTGTCGCCGGACTCCCCCTCGATCCCGATTCCACACTGCAGTCGACGCTGCTGGGACTCACCGTTCTGGGAGCGGTGACCTTCACCGCTGTCCGCGGCGTCGCGGTGGCGGCACGACTGCAGAAGTACCTCCTCGTCTTCGAGTACGTCGTGCTGATCGGTTTCTGCGTGTACGGGTTGTTCGCCGGGAGCCAGCCGTTCTCGCTCTCCTGGTTCAACCCCTTCGCAATTCCGTCGTTCGCCGTGCTGGCGCAGGGCATGGTGATCGCCGTCTTCTTCTACTGGGGTTTCGAAGCGGCGTTCAGCGTGAGCGAGGAGGTGCGCGATCCGCGCGACGCGTCCCGCGCCGGTGTGATCACCGTCTTTCTGGTCCTCGGCTTGTTCCTGCTCGGCGCGGTGGCGTTCCAGCGCGTCCTCACCCCGGCGGAACTCGCGGACAACGGGACCGTCGGGCTCGCGTATCTCGGCGAGGCGCTCGCCGATCAACCGCTGGCCGCGCTCCCCGTGCTGGCGCTGATGTTCTCCGTCGTCGCCTCACTCCAGGCCACCGTGATACCCAGTGCGCGTGGACTGTTCGCGATGGGCAGGGACCGCACACTCGGCCCGGTGTGGACCCGTGTCCATTCCCGTTACGGAACCCCCGCGGCCGGTACCGTGCTGCTCGGCGGCATCTCCGCCGTGGTCGCGCTTCTGGCCACGGTCATCCCCAAGCTGAGCGATCTTCTCGGTGCTGGCATCAGTTCGATCGGACTGGTGGTCGCACTCTGGTACGGCTTGACGGCACTCGCGGCCGCTGTGCGGTTCCGCGGACTCCTGCGGGAACATCCGTGGGAGGGATTGCGCGCGGTCGTGTTTCCCGGGAGCAGTGCCCTGGTGCTGCTGGCGCTCGGCGGATATCTGGGCTGGATTTTCTACACCTCGGCCGATCATCTCGAGATCAGCGCGACCAACGGGTGGTTTCAGCTACTGTTCCCGATCCTCGTCGTGATGTCGGGGCTGATGGTGGCCGCGCATGCGAAATGGGTCCGCCGATCGCCCTATTTCGTCACCGGCCGCGGAACTGACGCCGACGACGCGAACCTGCTCGGTGGAGGTGCGCCCGCCGAGGTCGCCGTCACCACCCGTTCCTGA
- a CDS encoding TetR/AcrR family transcriptional regulator, whose translation MAKQMVSDSPRRRRRPTKQGVVLSEQTIIETALRLLRHHGSAGLSARRLGAALGADPSTLYRYFHGIDDLTLAIADELIGRSFHGWEPTGDWWRDLYALGIRSHAAYLDHPQAAVLSASRVSGRASEQAAVDTILGILREAGFPDGAAVRLYRAFVDQMLAFAALDGAELALPDDVRESDRELWRSSYTQLPAETHPHIAATAGLLVGLADRSAYPDALELFLDGARALLQRLETTRDPAGT comes from the coding sequence TTGGCGAAGCAGATGGTCTCGGATTCGCCCAGAAGGAGACGCAGGCCGACGAAGCAGGGTGTCGTTCTCTCGGAGCAGACGATCATCGAAACGGCGTTGCGGTTGCTGCGGCATCACGGCAGCGCGGGGTTGTCCGCTCGCCGTCTCGGGGCTGCGCTGGGGGCCGACCCGAGCACCCTGTACCGGTACTTCCACGGAATCGACGACCTGACGCTGGCGATCGCCGACGAGCTGATCGGCCGGTCGTTTCACGGCTGGGAACCCACCGGGGACTGGTGGCGAGACCTGTACGCACTCGGAATACGTTCGCATGCGGCATATCTGGATCACCCGCAGGCGGCAGTCCTGTCGGCCAGCAGAGTCAGCGGCCGCGCCTCCGAGCAAGCCGCAGTCGACACGATTCTCGGAATACTGCGTGAAGCGGGCTTTCCCGACGGTGCAGCCGTCCGCCTCTACCGCGCGTTCGTCGATCAGATGCTGGCGTTCGCCGCACTCGACGGCGCCGAACTCGCGCTACCCGACGACGTCCGTGAGTCGGACCGGGAACTGTGGCGATCGTCGTACACGCAACTGCCGGCCGAGACACACCCGCACATCGCTGCGACCGCGGGACTTCTCGTCGGACTCGCCGACCGCAGTGCGTATCCAGACGCACTCGAACTGTTCCTGGACGGCGCACGCGCCCTGCTTCAGCGACTCGAAACGACGAGGGACCCGGCGGGCACGTGA
- a CDS encoding FAD-binding protein, producing the protein MCSIRRTVLIAAALAVGAAAAKGVSVARTRDVPPPAVDGELRFDRAARDAVADDFGHLVRTPPEVVLLPGSTDDVAATIRWAAKRGRTFAPQGQRHSVWGRSSAPDGIVADMTARHSVGDVRGDRIVVGAGATWSEVLAATLPQGKTPPVLADYLGLSVGGTLAVGGVGGTTWRYGVQSDNVVSMVVVTGAGRTITCSAEHHPDLFAMVRAGLGQVAVITEATLALVAAPRQVRRFVLSYPDLATMLRDERLLVRAGRFDAVQGAIPAAPTGGLMFQVDVAKFFTGSPPDDDVLLAGLSDDVAGRTPSTIPYADYLNRLAGLESALRANGQWFHPHPWITTFIGDSRVADVVDDELGRIDAAHDLGAFGQIVLSPIFTGAITSPLLRTPSEELCFAFNFVRVPTTADRGNADRLVEANRAVYERVRSNGGTLYPVSAFPMSPEDWRRHFGPAFDRLREAKRTFDPEHVLTPGYEIFEDVPHHLNRRRAAPG; encoded by the coding sequence ATGTGCTCCATTCGGCGAACCGTGTTGATCGCTGCCGCTCTTGCCGTCGGTGCGGCGGCAGCCAAGGGCGTGTCTGTCGCACGGACCCGGGACGTGCCGCCACCGGCTGTGGACGGCGAGTTGCGCTTCGACCGGGCGGCGCGCGACGCCGTCGCCGACGACTTCGGGCACCTGGTCCGCACGCCGCCGGAGGTCGTACTGCTGCCGGGGTCCACCGACGACGTCGCCGCGACGATCCGCTGGGCCGCGAAGCGGGGCCGCACGTTCGCCCCGCAGGGGCAGCGGCATTCGGTGTGGGGACGATCGTCCGCCCCGGACGGCATCGTGGCCGATATGACGGCGCGGCATTCCGTCGGTGACGTCCGGGGAGACCGGATCGTCGTCGGCGCGGGCGCGACGTGGAGCGAGGTGCTCGCCGCCACGCTGCCGCAGGGAAAGACCCCGCCCGTGCTCGCCGACTACCTCGGGCTGTCGGTCGGCGGGACACTCGCAGTCGGGGGTGTCGGCGGCACGACCTGGCGATACGGCGTCCAGAGCGACAACGTCGTCTCGATGGTCGTGGTGACCGGTGCGGGGCGGACGATCACCTGTTCGGCGGAGCACCATCCCGACCTGTTCGCCATGGTGCGGGCGGGTCTCGGCCAGGTGGCCGTGATCACCGAGGCGACGCTCGCGCTCGTCGCGGCGCCGCGGCAGGTCCGCAGGTTCGTGCTGTCCTACCCGGACCTCGCGACGATGCTGCGGGACGAGCGTCTCCTGGTACGCGCCGGCCGCTTCGATGCGGTGCAAGGTGCGATTCCGGCAGCGCCGACCGGTGGTCTGATGTTCCAGGTGGACGTCGCGAAATTCTTCACCGGGAGCCCACCGGACGACGACGTCCTGCTGGCCGGTCTGTCCGACGATGTGGCCGGGCGGACGCCGAGCACCATTCCGTATGCCGACTACCTGAACCGGTTGGCCGGGCTGGAATCGGCGTTGCGCGCCAACGGCCAGTGGTTCCACCCGCACCCCTGGATCACGACCTTCATCGGTGACTCCCGGGTCGCGGACGTCGTCGACGACGAGCTGGGCAGGATCGACGCCGCACACGACCTCGGCGCATTCGGCCAGATCGTGCTCTCTCCGATCTTCACCGGAGCGATCACAAGCCCGCTGCTGCGCACACCCTCGGAGGAGCTGTGCTTCGCGTTCAACTTCGTCCGGGTGCCGACGACGGCCGACCGCGGCAACGCCGACCGGCTCGTGGAAGCCAACCGGGCCGTGTACGAACGCGTCCGCAGCAACGGCGGCACGCTCTACCCGGTCAGCGCGTTCCCGATGTCACCCGAAGACTGGCGCCGGCATTTCGGGCCCGCGTTCGACCGTCTCCGTGAGGCCAAGCGCACCTTCGACCCCGAGCACGTCTTGACACCCGGCTATGAGATCTTCGAGGACGTTCCACACCACCTCAACCGGCGGCGAGCGGCACCAGGGTGA
- a CDS encoding CBS domain-containing protein → MRIADVLRNKGPAVVTVDPEMPVSTLIGELARHNVGALVVTENDAVVGIVTERDIVRRIHERGPDILNARVVDIMTTSVFACLPTDTVDSLAETMTERRIRHLPVIVDGQLVGIVSIGDVVKSRIGELQTERDQLESYIDHG, encoded by the coding sequence ATGCGAATCGCGGATGTGTTGCGGAACAAGGGTCCCGCCGTGGTGACGGTGGATCCGGAAATGCCGGTCAGCACCCTGATCGGCGAACTTGCCCGGCACAACGTCGGAGCCCTGGTGGTCACGGAGAACGACGCCGTCGTCGGGATCGTCACCGAACGCGACATCGTGCGCCGCATCCACGAACGCGGCCCCGACATCCTGAATGCGCGGGTCGTGGACATCATGACGACATCGGTGTTCGCGTGCCTGCCGACCGACACCGTGGACAGTCTCGCCGAAACCATGACCGAACGCCGGATCCGGCATCTGCCGGTGATCGTGGACGGCCAATTGGTCGGCATCGTCAGCATCGGCGACGTGGTGAAGAGCCGGATCGGCGAGTTGCAGACCGAACGCGACCAGCTCGAGTCCTACATCGACCACGGCTGA
- a CDS encoding FxsA family protein: MYAALFLLYVVVEIAALVLVGHAIGVLWTVLLLLGGTLIGLLLMRSQWRRVMDGLRRAAGGDGSPGAAVADGALVALGSALMFVPGLVTSVLGLLFLIPPTRWALRPVVVLLAGRRAATVAAGAEAFARAPRRGRGEVIEGEVVDEVFEGEVIDEEPRTPTRDPHVLP; the protein is encoded by the coding sequence ATGTACGCCGCACTGTTCCTGTTGTACGTAGTGGTGGAGATCGCCGCGCTCGTCCTGGTCGGTCACGCGATCGGCGTGCTGTGGACGGTGCTCCTCCTGCTCGGGGGAACGCTGATCGGACTGCTGCTGATGCGGTCGCAGTGGCGTCGTGTGATGGACGGACTGCGTCGGGCGGCGGGCGGCGACGGCTCCCCGGGGGCCGCGGTCGCGGACGGCGCACTCGTCGCGCTGGGCTCCGCCCTGATGTTCGTTCCCGGCCTCGTCACCTCGGTGCTCGGACTGCTCTTCCTCATTCCGCCCACCCGGTGGGCCCTCCGACCCGTCGTCGTCCTGCTGGCGGGACGCCGCGCCGCGACCGTAGCGGCCGGAGCCGAGGCGTTCGCGCGGGCACCCCGGCGTGGACGCGGTGAGGTGATCGAGGGAGAGGTCGTCGACGAGGTCTTCGAGGGCGAAGTGATCGACGAGGAGCCCCGAACCCCGACCCGTGATCCCCACGTTCTGCCCTAA
- a CDS encoding response regulator, which produces MPITVLLVDDQELMRMGLNMVLDAQDDITVVGEASDGAAAVAAVRKLEPDVVLMDVRMPVVDGVSATAQILESGVASRVLVMTTFDLDEHAMGALRAGASGFLLKDTPSEDLVSAIRSVAAGDAVVSPKVTRRLLARFLDDGPAPLRDPEVLDVLTEREREVLQLVATGLSNTEIAAQLFLSESTIKSHVGRILTKLNVRDRVQAVVLAYETGLVRPGS; this is translated from the coding sequence GTGCCGATCACCGTGCTACTCGTCGACGACCAGGAACTGATGCGGATGGGCCTCAACATGGTGCTCGACGCCCAGGACGACATCACCGTCGTCGGTGAGGCGAGCGACGGGGCGGCCGCCGTCGCCGCGGTCCGCAAACTCGAACCCGACGTGGTGCTGATGGACGTCCGGATGCCGGTGGTGGACGGGGTGAGCGCCACCGCCCAGATCCTGGAGTCCGGTGTCGCCAGCCGTGTGCTGGTGATGACGACGTTCGACCTCGACGAGCACGCCATGGGTGCGTTGCGGGCGGGGGCCAGCGGTTTCCTGCTCAAGGACACCCCGTCGGAAGACCTGGTGTCGGCCATTCGCAGCGTCGCCGCGGGTGATGCCGTGGTGTCGCCGAAGGTGACCCGGCGGCTGCTGGCGAGGTTCCTCGACGACGGTCCGGCGCCGTTGCGCGACCCGGAGGTCCTCGACGTGCTGACCGAGCGTGAGCGGGAAGTTTTACAGTTGGTGGCCACCGGGCTGTCGAACACGGAGATCGCCGCTCAGCTGTTCCTGTCGGAGTCGACCATCAAATCGCACGTGGGCCGGATCCTCACCAAGCTGAACGTCCGCGACCGGGTGCAGGCCGTGGTGCTGGCCTACGAGACGGGCCTGGTGCGACCCGGCTCGTAG
- the lnt gene encoding apolipoprotein N-acyltransferase produces MSGSTTARWTTGKRGVLVRSVLSVAAGFLVFAGFPPRPLWFLAPLGIALLTLVLTGAGGAAPRLRAGFGYGYLAGLGFLVPLLPWIGVFVGALPWLALAAVESLFIGFFGVLAVLVSRLRWAPLWIAACWSLTEWLRASVPFGGFPWGRLAFGQSEGWFLPLAGIGGSPLLSFGVALTGAGLASVAVTVRARAGGATNWVRPLAGGLVAALAATVVSLALWPTLPGMDSGDRTITVAAIQGSVPKLGLDFNDQRKRVLDNHVNRTLELADDVASGAAPQPDLVIWPENASDIDPLRNADAAADISRASEAIGAPILVGAVLVNSDRTTTNSVIVWDGDAGPQERHDKKIIQPFGEYLPYRGFFRHFSSYADRAGNFVPGDGDGVVHANGIAVGVATCYEVAFDRAFEQSVRSGAELLAVPTNNATFGDTEMTYQQLAMSKVRAVEHGRAVVVAATSGVSAIIGPDGSTVQQTPLFVPAALVSQVPLSTGTTLASRLGPIPEILLCLGAVAAVAFAVVQRRRTVRTPIHSSTEKAPADAGREDPHGIGDRFRAERGTERTDSGDHSDV; encoded by the coding sequence ATGAGCGGTAGCACGACGGCACGCTGGACCACCGGAAAGCGTGGCGTGCTCGTGCGCTCCGTCCTGTCGGTGGCCGCCGGATTCCTCGTCTTCGCCGGTTTTCCACCCCGCCCCCTGTGGTTTCTCGCGCCCCTCGGCATCGCCCTGCTGACGCTGGTCCTCACCGGTGCCGGCGGCGCGGCACCGCGGCTGCGCGCGGGCTTCGGCTACGGCTACCTCGCGGGACTCGGTTTTCTCGTGCCACTGCTCCCGTGGATCGGGGTGTTCGTCGGCGCCCTCCCGTGGCTCGCGCTCGCGGCGGTCGAGTCGCTGTTCATCGGATTCTTCGGGGTGCTCGCCGTGCTCGTGTCGCGGCTGCGCTGGGCGCCGCTGTGGATCGCGGCGTGCTGGTCGCTGACGGAATGGCTGCGTGCGAGTGTGCCGTTCGGCGGCTTCCCCTGGGGGCGGTTGGCGTTCGGTCAGTCGGAGGGCTGGTTCCTGCCGCTCGCCGGCATCGGGGGTTCCCCGTTGCTCAGCTTCGGGGTGGCGCTGACCGGTGCCGGACTGGCGTCCGTCGCCGTCACGGTGCGAGCCCGGGCGGGCGGCGCCACGAACTGGGTGCGGCCGCTCGCGGGCGGTCTGGTCGCCGCCCTCGCCGCGACGGTCGTCTCGCTCGCACTGTGGCCGACGCTGCCGGGCATGGACTCGGGGGACCGGACGATCACCGTCGCCGCGATCCAGGGCAGCGTCCCCAAACTCGGTCTCGACTTCAACGACCAGCGCAAACGCGTCCTCGACAATCACGTGAACCGAACCCTCGAACTCGCCGACGACGTCGCGTCCGGCGCGGCACCGCAACCCGACCTCGTCATCTGGCCGGAGAACGCATCCGACATCGACCCGCTGCGCAACGCCGACGCCGCCGCGGACATCTCCCGGGCGTCCGAGGCGATCGGCGCACCCATTCTGGTGGGAGCGGTGCTCGTGAACTCCGACCGCACCACCACCAACTCGGTGATCGTGTGGGACGGCGATGCCGGTCCGCAGGAGCGGCACGACAAGAAGATCATCCAGCCGTTCGGTGAGTACCTGCCGTACCGCGGATTCTTCCGGCACTTCTCCTCCTACGCCGACCGCGCGGGCAACTTCGTTCCCGGCGACGGCGATGGCGTCGTCCACGCGAACGGGATCGCCGTCGGCGTCGCGACCTGCTACGAGGTCGCCTTCGACCGGGCGTTCGAGCAGTCGGTACGTAGCGGCGCCGAACTCCTGGCCGTCCCCACCAACAACGCCACGTTCGGCGACACCGAGATGACCTACCAGCAACTGGCGATGTCGAAGGTGCGGGCCGTGGAGCACGGGCGCGCCGTCGTCGTGGCCGCCACCAGCGGTGTCAGCGCGATCATCGGACCCGACGGGTCCACAGTGCAGCAGACCCCACTCTTCGTCCCCGCGGCCCTGGTGTCGCAGGTGCCGCTGAGCACCGGTACTACGCTGGCAAGTCGGCTCGGCCCGATTCCGGAGATCCTTCTGTGTCTCGGCGCCGTCGCTGCCGTCGCGTTCGCCGTGGTGCAACGACGACGCACCGTTCGCACACCGATTCACAGCAGTACCGAGAAGGCGCCGGCAGATGCCGGCAGGGAGGATCCTCATGGCATCGGAGACCGATTCCGGGCAGAGCGGGGCACCGAGCGCACGGACTCTGGTGATCATTCCGACGTATGA
- a CDS encoding amidohydrolase — protein MPVTTQLLVGGRIYSSFAPDATSMAVTDGVVSWVGDDRAARALHPGAEVVDLGGAFVTPAFVDTHVHVTALGLNIVGLDLVGVGSLRECLDRLASFARTHSDAVIWGHGWDESAWPEGTGPTTAQLDEAAPGRTVYLSRIDVHSAVCSTALRRSVPDLSEASGFSSEGPLTFEAHHAARTVARSLLTAEQRSAARLAALDAIASRGIVAVHECGGPDIAGLDDFRELLATPHGVEVRGYWGEAVTDADEARKLLDATGAHALGGDLFIDGSLGSHTAWLSEPYADLDGGTGKSYLGVDEIAAHVRACTIAGIQAGFHVIGDAAVRAAVDAFAVVADELGGPAVAAAGHRLEHAEMMTGDDAARLAQWGVIASVQPAFDALWGGTDGLYAQRLGTERALTLNPFAAAASAGVSLALSSDAPVTPVEPWAMLRAAVHHRTPGSGISPRAAFSAATRGAWRAGGVRDGLAGTLAPGAPASYAVWDAGELVVSAPKDSVQRWSTDPRSRVPALPRLEDDAPTPVLLRSVHRGSVVHER, from the coding sequence TTGCCTGTGACTACACAACTGCTGGTCGGCGGCCGAATCTACAGTTCCTTTGCACCAGACGCCACGTCGATGGCAGTGACCGACGGTGTCGTGTCGTGGGTCGGCGACGACCGCGCGGCCCGCGCGCTGCACCCCGGCGCCGAGGTGGTCGACCTCGGCGGCGCGTTCGTCACCCCGGCGTTCGTCGACACGCACGTGCACGTCACGGCGCTCGGCCTGAACATCGTCGGACTCGACCTGGTGGGGGTCGGTTCGCTCCGCGAGTGCCTCGACCGGCTCGCGTCCTTCGCCCGCACCCATTCCGACGCGGTCATCTGGGGCCACGGCTGGGACGAATCGGCGTGGCCGGAAGGCACCGGCCCCACCACGGCGCAACTCGACGAGGCCGCCCCCGGACGCACCGTGTACCTGTCCCGGATCGACGTCCACTCGGCCGTGTGCTCGACGGCCCTGCGCCGGTCGGTCCCGGATCTGAGCGAGGCCTCCGGGTTCTCGTCCGAGGGACCGCTGACCTTCGAGGCGCACCACGCCGCCCGCACCGTCGCCCGCTCACTGCTGACGGCCGAGCAGCGCTCCGCCGCCCGCCTCGCCGCCCTCGACGCCATCGCCTCGCGGGGCATCGTCGCGGTCCATGAATGCGGCGGACCCGACATCGCGGGACTCGACGATTTCCGTGAACTCCTCGCCACCCCGCACGGCGTCGAGGTCCGCGGCTACTGGGGTGAAGCGGTCACCGACGCCGACGAGGCCAGGAAGCTGCTCGACGCCACCGGCGCGCACGCGCTGGGTGGCGACCTGTTCATCGACGGATCCCTCGGCTCTCACACGGCGTGGCTGAGCGAACCGTATGCGGACCTGGACGGCGGCACCGGCAAGAGCTACCTGGGAGTCGACGAGATCGCCGCCCACGTGCGCGCCTGCACGATCGCCGGAATTCAGGCCGGGTTCCACGTCATCGGCGACGCCGCCGTCCGGGCCGCGGTCGACGCGTTCGCCGTCGTCGCCGACGAACTGGGCGGTCCCGCGGTCGCGGCGGCCGGGCACCGACTCGAGCACGCCGAGATGATGACCGGCGACGATGCGGCACGGCTGGCGCAGTGGGGTGTGATCGCCAGCGTCCAGCCCGCATTCGACGCCCTGTGGGGCGGAACCGACGGACTGTACGCGCAGCGCCTCGGAACCGAGCGCGCCCTCACGCTCAACCCGTTCGCCGCCGCCGCCTCCGCCGGGGTGTCGCTCGCGCTGAGCTCCGACGCACCGGTCACCCCGGTGGAACCCTGGGCGATGCTGCGCGCCGCCGTCCACCACCGCACGCCCGGCAGCGGGATCTCCCCGCGCGCGGCGTTCTCGGCGGCCACCCGCGGTGCGTGGCGTGCCGGCGGGGTCCGCGACGGTCTCGCCGGGACGCTCGCTCCGGGCGCACCGGCGTCGTACGCCGTGTGGGATGCCGGCGAACTGGTCGTCAGTGCCCCCAAGGACTCCGTGCAGCGGTGGTCGACCGATCCCCGGTCCCGGGTGCCCGCCCTTCCGCGTCTCGAGGACGACGCGCCCACGCCGGTCCTGCTGCGGTCGGTTCACCGGGGGAGCGTCGTCCATGAGCGGTAG
- a CDS encoding YciI family protein, whose protein sequence is MPLFVVEYTYSPETSALRDDHRTQHRAWLSELLRRKIMRSTGPLASGHGALFIVDAEDEDAVARVFAHDPFAEENLVANMQIREWSPAMGEFSE, encoded by the coding sequence ATGCCACTGTTCGTCGTGGAGTACACCTACAGCCCTGAGACGTCGGCCCTTCGCGACGATCACCGAACACAGCACCGTGCGTGGCTCTCCGAGCTCCTCCGTCGCAAGATCATGCGCTCGACCGGGCCTCTCGCGAGCGGCCACGGTGCGCTGTTCATCGTCGACGCCGAGGACGAGGACGCGGTCGCGCGCGTGTTCGCGCACGATCCGTTCGCCGAGGAGAATCTGGTGGCGAACATGCAGATTCGCGAATGGTCGCCCGCGATGGGCGAATTCAGCGAGTAG